The Prionailurus bengalensis isolate Pbe53 chromosome D2, Fcat_Pben_1.1_paternal_pri, whole genome shotgun sequence genome window below encodes:
- the LOC122493509 gene encoding 60S ribosomal protein L21-like: MTHTKGKRRGTRCMSSRPFRKHGVVPLATYMRIYKKGDIADIQGMGTAHKGTPHKCSHGKTGRVSDVTQHAVGIAVKKQVEGKSLAKRINARAEPVKHAKSRDSFLKRVKESDQRKKEAKEKDTRVQLKRQPAPPSKAHFVRTDGEEPELLEPMPYDFTA, encoded by the coding sequence ATGACCcacacaaagggaaagaggagaggtacTCGCTGTATGTCCTCTCGGCCTTTCAGAAAACACGGAGTTGTTCCTTTGGCAACGTACATGCGAATCTACAAGAAAGGTGATATTGCGGACATCCAGGGAATGGGCACTGCTCACAAAGGAACGCCCCACAAATGTTCCCATGGCAAAACTGGAAGAGTCTCCGACGTTACCCAGCATGCTGTTGGCATTGCCGTAAAGAAACAAGTTGAGGGCAAGAGTCTTGCCAAGAGAATTAATGCGCGTGCTGAGCCCGTCAAGCACGCAAAGAGCCGAGACAGCTTCCTGAAGCGCGTGAAGGAAAGCgatcagagaaagaaggaagccaaggagaaagatACTCGGGTGCAACTGAAGCGCCAGCCGGCCCCACCCAGCAAAGCACACTTCGTGAGAACCGACGGAGAGGAGCCTGAGCTGCTGGAACCCATGCCCTATGACTTCACGGCatga